A genome region from Salvia splendens isolate huo1 chromosome 19, SspV2, whole genome shotgun sequence includes the following:
- the LOC121779533 gene encoding protein ANTI-SILENCING 1-like isoform X1, which translates to MLALAGPEELEDPAFKWDKKRGVGMKNRNIQFYESFSYDGVDYALYDCVYMHMQGEPTPYIGKLVKIWELAGGTKKVKIHWFFRPSEISYYLKDVKVTENELFFASGDGKGLTNVNPLEAIAGKCSVICTSADSRNPQPSVKELQMADYVFYRIFDVKSCTISDKFDDKVGGLEVNFVFNRKEAAETLDGPKLVIGEKYEGNMVAFKETPQIAGPALKETCDKNLGSNICEKKDKVKDIEFPVNQVHVEKGVKHAQKSCDLDDAPSKRVKVGNSGLSELNGVEGVKNYVGCKKDANKNKSEISSPLDGKSVSLPEEASIPGQVEDVVWHKKNLKLNNNSNVLQGKLSSPHDRGNLISCGEKTSRTIVGSCDVTQRPSMTNVSPKETPKIMPTSDMDGSEPVANPPQSLSTSKKRPLEMVESAEKSNLVLDKAHENKEEKLSSNSCSNDEGYLKKAKLDKSIKQPEENENSNSKKVKEKMHMGPKNSQVVTCDNIGKLGANEGPSKDHNEKKNLVNEMKNSSKSLTCNVYKTQSKFREGSSKEYDDEKNDKNNLPKSLTYNENTKSKIFEGASKEYDNDKNGKKNLPKSLTCNDKAKLKLRDGTSKDYGNEKDGKLSNDNLRNRIGTISEDGGRVGAKIIEVTRRPPEKATWMKLSWEKQMEIAHDKGRLVLLLNLDPQYTSGEVEVWLPHFLLNRLLLLSSDWFHIAMHLYVCHDIIWHTFRERCTARVVPHTAISNPSSGQAFVVFKSSDAANKVVHQLDEECLMLPNQRPLVACHVNLPKLFEKLATYVGHLDIDKDRRQMLREMKEAVSTSHYSQHNTVEYEMAMDWCLLQSQSDAWWKRLYEQQWKELKKNMDDFKSK; encoded by the exons ATGTTAGCCCTCGCCGGACCAGAGGAATTAGAGGATCCTGCATTCAAATGGGATAAGAAAAGAGGAGTGGGAATGAAGAATAGAAATATCCAGTTTTATGAGTCATTTAGTTATGATGGGGTGGATTATGCGCTGTATGACTGTGTATACATGCACATGCAAGGGGAACCCACACCTTATATCGGAAAACTGGTTAAGATATGGGAACTTGCCGGAGGTACTAAAAAGGTAAAGATTCACTGGTTTTTCCGGCCATCGGAAATTTCTTATTATTTGAAGGATGTGAAGGTGACAGAGAACGAACTATTTTTCGCTTCTGGTGACGGCAAAGGTCTGACTAATGTCAACCCACTG GAAGCCATTGCTGGAAAATGCAGTGTTATCTGCACTTCAGCTGATAGTAGAAATCCACAGCCTTCAGTCAAAGAACTTCAAATGGCTGATTATGTCTTTTACCGCATCTTTGATGTTAAGAGCTGTACTATATCAGATAAATTTGATGATAAAGTTGGTGGTCTTGAAG TTAATTTTGTATTCAACAGAAAAGAGGCTGCTGAGACTCTAGATGGTCCCAAACTTGTTATCGGTGAAAAATATGAGGGCAACATGGTTGCATTCAAAGAAACACCACAGATTGCAG GCCCCGCCTTAAAGGAGACATGTGACAAAAATCTTGGGAGCAATATCTGTGAAAAGAAAGATAAGGTTAAGGACATAGAGTTTCCTGTCAATCAGGTTCATGTTGAAAAGGGAGTGAAGCATGCACAAAAGTCTTGTGATTTGGACGATGCACCATCAAAGAGAGTGAAAGTTGGCAATTCAGGTTTGTCAGAGTTAAATGGTGTAGAAGGTGTTAAGAACTATGTTGGGTGCAAAAAAGATGCGAATAAGAATAAGTCGGAAATCTCAAGTCCTTTAGATGGGAAGAGTGTTTCCTTGCCTGAAGAAGCATCAATACCTGGGCAGGTTGAGGATGTTGTTTGgcataaaaaaaatctcaaattaaacaataattCGAATGTGTTGCAAGGAAAGCTATCAAGCCCACATGATAGAGGAAATTTGATTTCTTGTGGGGAAAAGACATCACGAACCATTGTGGGATCATGCGACGTGACACAAAGGCCATCAATGACCAATGTTTCACCTAAGGAAACCCCAAAAATAATGCCTACTAGCGACATGGATGGATCCGAACCTGTTGCAAACCCACCTCAAAGTTTATCTACTTCAAAGAAAAGGCCATTGGAGATGGTCGAGTCCGCGGAAAAGTCAAATCTTGTACTTGACAAGGCCCATGAGAACAAGGAGGAAAAATTAAGTAGTAATTCATGTTCCAATGATGAAGGTTATCTAAAGAAAGCAAAGTTAGATAAGTCTATCAAGCAACCGGAAGAGAACGAGAATAGTAATAGTAAGAAGGTGAAAGAGAAAATGCATATGGGTCCCAAAAATTCACAAGTTGTAACTTGCGACAATATTGGGAAATTGGGAGCAAACGAGGGGCCTTCAAAGGATCATAATGAGAAGAAAAATCTTGTGAACGAAATGAAAAACTCGTCAAAATCTTTGACTTGTAATGTTTATAAGACACAGTCAAAATTTCGTGAGGGCTCATCCAAGGAGTATGATGATGAGAAGAATGACAAGAATAACTTGCCAAAATCTTTGACCTACAACGAAAACACTAAGTCAAAGATTTTTGAGGGGGCCTCCAAGGAGTATGATAATGATAAAAATGGCAAGAAAAACTTGCCAAAATCTTTGACTTGCAATGATAAGGCAAAGTTAAAACTTCGTGATGGTACCTCCAAGGACTATGGTAATGAGAAGGATGGGAAGTTATCTAATGATAACTTGCGTAATCGGATTGGTACAATATCTGAAGATGGTGGGAGAGTTGGAGCCAAAATTATTGAAGTCACTCGAAGGCCGCCT GAGAAGGCCACATGGATGAAATTG TCTTGGGAGAAACAAATGGAGATTGCACATGATAAAGGGAGATTGGTTTTACTCCTGAATTTGGATCCACAATATACATCAGGAGAGGTGGAGGTATGGTTGCCCCATTTCTTATTAAACCGGTTGCTCCTTTTGAGCTCTGATTGGTTTCATATTGCCATGCACTTATATGTCTGCCAT GATATTATTTGGCACACATTTAGGGAAAGGTGTACTGCTCGGGTGGTGCCTCATACTGCAATTTCTAATCCATCCTCTG GTCAAGCTTTTGTTGTATTTAAATCAAGTGATGCTGCAAACAAAGTTGTACATCAACTGGATGAGGAATGCTTAATGTTACCAAATCAAAG GCCTCTGGTAGCTTGCCATGTAAATTTACCCAAACTATTTGAAAAGCTGGCAACATATGTTGGCCATTTGGATATTGATAAAGATCGGCGTCAAATGCTAAGGGAAATG AAAGAAGCTGTGTCTACATCTCATTACTCCCAGCATAACACGGTTGAATATGAGATGGCTATGGACTGGTGCTTGCTGCAATCACAATCTGATGCATGGTGGAAAAGACTTTACGAG CAACAATGGAAGGAGTTGAAGAAAAACATGGATGATTTCAAGTCAAAGTGA
- the LOC121780421 gene encoding uncharacterized protein LOC121780421 has product MAIIGDALRQAFMPKHEYESLREEDKAWHKMQKPLILLALSLISLAISLSTAISFRIVFPADNLRRPFCRDLRIQPLPVNFTASAAGDGDRESDLFPSAFVLTDQETVDYYWMVVFLPSAMLFAVSVVYLIAGIIVTYTAPTRNGCLKVVENNYCASRRGGVRCLSTLNLVFSIIFGLLALFLGSTLLTLGSSCSLPLFWCYEIASWGFVILHGGAAFFLRRKAAVILDESDSGGRNTGLEMLEASPIEVTPEVERRVTEGFRSWMGPSILSSDDEDEPDDYLEVPNVARSFSARQRV; this is encoded by the exons ATGGCGATCATCGGCGACGCTCTGCGCCAGGCGTTCATGCCCAAGCACGAGTACGAGAGCCTCCGCGAAGAGGACAAGGCATGGCACAAGATGCAGAAGCCGCTCATCCTGCTCGCTCTATCCCTAATTTCCCTCGCCATATCTCTATCCACTGCCATCAGTTTCAGAATAGTGTTTCCAGCAGACAACCTGCGCCGCCCCTTCTGCCGCGACCTCCGGATTCAGCCGCTTCCCGTCAATTTCACGGCCTCCGCGGCCGGCGACGGAGACAGGGAATCGGATCTCTTCCCTAGCGCATTTGTTCTCACGGATCAGGAGACGGTTGATTACTACTGGATGGTTGTGTTTCTTCCGTCCGCGATGCTTTTTGCGGTTTCGGTGGTTTACTTGATTGCTG GAATCATTGTTACCTATACTGCCCCTACACGAAATGGATGCTTGAAGGTTGTTGAGAACAATTACTGTGCCTCTAGAAGAG GCGGTGTTCGATGTCTATCCACACTGAATCTGGTGTTTTCCATCATATTTGGTCTTCTCGCACTATTCCTTGGCTCCACTCTCCTAACACTTGGTAGCAGCTGCTCCTTGCCTTTGTTCTGGTGCTACGAAATTGCATCATGGGGTTTTGTCATTTTACACGGAGGAGCTGCCTTCTTTCTGAGACGAAAGGCAGCTGTGATACTTGATGAGAGTGACTCAGGTGGTAGAAACACTGGGTTGGAGATGCTTGAAGCAAGCCCAATAGAAGTCACACCAGAAGTAGAGAGACGTGTCACTGAGGGTTTCAGATCATGGATGGGTCCGTCTATCCTATCCTCAGACGATGAGGATGAACCTGATGATTATCTAGAAGTGCCAAACGTAGCACGTTCATTCTCCGCTCGTCAAAGAGTGTGA
- the LOC121779533 gene encoding protein ANTI-SILENCING 1-like isoform X2, which produces MLALAGPEELEDPAFKWDKKRGVGMKNRNIQFYESFSYDGVDYALYDCVYMHMQGEPTPYIGKLVKIWELAGGTKKVKIHWFFRPSEISYYLKDVKVTENELFFASGDGKGLTNVNPLEAIAGKCSVICTSADSRNPQPSVKELQMADYVFYRIFDVKSCTISDKFDDKVGGLEVNFVFNRKEAAETLDGPKLVIGEKYEGNMVAFKETPQIAGPALKETCDKNLGSNICEKKDKVKDIEFPVNQVHVEKGVKHAQKSCDLDDAPSKRVKVGNSGLSELNGVEGVKNYVGCKKDANKNKSEISSPLDGKSVSLPEEASIPGQVEDVVWHKKNLKLNNNSNVLQGKLSSPHDRGNLISCGEKTSRTIVGSCDVTQRPSMTNVSPKETPKIMPTSDMDGSEPVANPPQSLSTSKKRPLEMVESAEKSNLVLDKAHENKEEKLSSNSCSNDEGYLKKAKLDKSIKQPEENENSNSKKVKEKMHMGPKNSQVVTCDNIGKLGANEGPSKDHNEKKNLVNEMKNSSKSLTCNVYKTQSKFREGSSKEYDDEKNDKNNLPKSLTYNENTKSKIFEGASKEYDNDKNGKKNLPKSLTCNDKAKLKLRDGTSKDYGNEKDGKLSNDNLRNRIGTISEDGGRVGAKIIEVTRRPPEKATWMKLSWEKQMEIAHDKGRLVLLLNLDPQYTSGEVEDIIWHTFRERCTARVVPHTAISNPSSGQAFVVFKSSDAANKVVHQLDEECLMLPNQRPLVACHVNLPKLFEKLATYVGHLDIDKDRRQMLREMKEAVSTSHYSQHNTVEYEMAMDWCLLQSQSDAWWKRLYEQQWKELKKNMDDFKSK; this is translated from the exons ATGTTAGCCCTCGCCGGACCAGAGGAATTAGAGGATCCTGCATTCAAATGGGATAAGAAAAGAGGAGTGGGAATGAAGAATAGAAATATCCAGTTTTATGAGTCATTTAGTTATGATGGGGTGGATTATGCGCTGTATGACTGTGTATACATGCACATGCAAGGGGAACCCACACCTTATATCGGAAAACTGGTTAAGATATGGGAACTTGCCGGAGGTACTAAAAAGGTAAAGATTCACTGGTTTTTCCGGCCATCGGAAATTTCTTATTATTTGAAGGATGTGAAGGTGACAGAGAACGAACTATTTTTCGCTTCTGGTGACGGCAAAGGTCTGACTAATGTCAACCCACTG GAAGCCATTGCTGGAAAATGCAGTGTTATCTGCACTTCAGCTGATAGTAGAAATCCACAGCCTTCAGTCAAAGAACTTCAAATGGCTGATTATGTCTTTTACCGCATCTTTGATGTTAAGAGCTGTACTATATCAGATAAATTTGATGATAAAGTTGGTGGTCTTGAAG TTAATTTTGTATTCAACAGAAAAGAGGCTGCTGAGACTCTAGATGGTCCCAAACTTGTTATCGGTGAAAAATATGAGGGCAACATGGTTGCATTCAAAGAAACACCACAGATTGCAG GCCCCGCCTTAAAGGAGACATGTGACAAAAATCTTGGGAGCAATATCTGTGAAAAGAAAGATAAGGTTAAGGACATAGAGTTTCCTGTCAATCAGGTTCATGTTGAAAAGGGAGTGAAGCATGCACAAAAGTCTTGTGATTTGGACGATGCACCATCAAAGAGAGTGAAAGTTGGCAATTCAGGTTTGTCAGAGTTAAATGGTGTAGAAGGTGTTAAGAACTATGTTGGGTGCAAAAAAGATGCGAATAAGAATAAGTCGGAAATCTCAAGTCCTTTAGATGGGAAGAGTGTTTCCTTGCCTGAAGAAGCATCAATACCTGGGCAGGTTGAGGATGTTGTTTGgcataaaaaaaatctcaaattaaacaataattCGAATGTGTTGCAAGGAAAGCTATCAAGCCCACATGATAGAGGAAATTTGATTTCTTGTGGGGAAAAGACATCACGAACCATTGTGGGATCATGCGACGTGACACAAAGGCCATCAATGACCAATGTTTCACCTAAGGAAACCCCAAAAATAATGCCTACTAGCGACATGGATGGATCCGAACCTGTTGCAAACCCACCTCAAAGTTTATCTACTTCAAAGAAAAGGCCATTGGAGATGGTCGAGTCCGCGGAAAAGTCAAATCTTGTACTTGACAAGGCCCATGAGAACAAGGAGGAAAAATTAAGTAGTAATTCATGTTCCAATGATGAAGGTTATCTAAAGAAAGCAAAGTTAGATAAGTCTATCAAGCAACCGGAAGAGAACGAGAATAGTAATAGTAAGAAGGTGAAAGAGAAAATGCATATGGGTCCCAAAAATTCACAAGTTGTAACTTGCGACAATATTGGGAAATTGGGAGCAAACGAGGGGCCTTCAAAGGATCATAATGAGAAGAAAAATCTTGTGAACGAAATGAAAAACTCGTCAAAATCTTTGACTTGTAATGTTTATAAGACACAGTCAAAATTTCGTGAGGGCTCATCCAAGGAGTATGATGATGAGAAGAATGACAAGAATAACTTGCCAAAATCTTTGACCTACAACGAAAACACTAAGTCAAAGATTTTTGAGGGGGCCTCCAAGGAGTATGATAATGATAAAAATGGCAAGAAAAACTTGCCAAAATCTTTGACTTGCAATGATAAGGCAAAGTTAAAACTTCGTGATGGTACCTCCAAGGACTATGGTAATGAGAAGGATGGGAAGTTATCTAATGATAACTTGCGTAATCGGATTGGTACAATATCTGAAGATGGTGGGAGAGTTGGAGCCAAAATTATTGAAGTCACTCGAAGGCCGCCT GAGAAGGCCACATGGATGAAATTG TCTTGGGAGAAACAAATGGAGATTGCACATGATAAAGGGAGATTGGTTTTACTCCTGAATTTGGATCCACAATATACATCAGGAGAGGTGGAG GATATTATTTGGCACACATTTAGGGAAAGGTGTACTGCTCGGGTGGTGCCTCATACTGCAATTTCTAATCCATCCTCTG GTCAAGCTTTTGTTGTATTTAAATCAAGTGATGCTGCAAACAAAGTTGTACATCAACTGGATGAGGAATGCTTAATGTTACCAAATCAAAG GCCTCTGGTAGCTTGCCATGTAAATTTACCCAAACTATTTGAAAAGCTGGCAACATATGTTGGCCATTTGGATATTGATAAAGATCGGCGTCAAATGCTAAGGGAAATG AAAGAAGCTGTGTCTACATCTCATTACTCCCAGCATAACACGGTTGAATATGAGATGGCTATGGACTGGTGCTTGCTGCAATCACAATCTGATGCATGGTGGAAAAGACTTTACGAG CAACAATGGAAGGAGTTGAAGAAAAACATGGATGATTTCAAGTCAAAGTGA